One genomic region from Lineus longissimus chromosome 6, tnLinLong1.2, whole genome shotgun sequence encodes:
- the LOC135489950 gene encoding uncharacterized protein LOC135489950, producing the protein MDKIDQLKKNRDLLQEALDTGFEQANAVIEKESPTKFELSKVEACSTGIDETFVKLQSLNVEIAKLVTKQKEDDLTKKEILQTKQRNIDNRTKLVHVSKFVELQSKKTVAKPATVDAPAASVPKTAQLPKLKLPTFDGSYTSWKSFWDTIEADVLSANYADITKYNYIKGQLTGSATDAVAGLQASGENLKVLVEILKERFGQPRKIIRSHVNNLLEMPGPAGHYNALREFHNRVMGDIRSLENLNVDIYKCAPFIVPIIEKKLPKFFREKMGTSGQQDAFDLKRFMQSFSEQLENVGERADAPPQSDISHRKSTQNQNRNLNGSKVSLDSFVSVPAAKPKMCQFCNSGHSCFECTLSPTNRYNAVFNKRLCINCLRTSRIAKECNNRSKCHRGGKKHHTSLHEYFEQKYRNSSDTGMCAVTPKYSDVRKIDINDHVGFKTTNVNSKKRATNRPSHSRSAD; encoded by the coding sequence atggataaaatcgATCAACTCAAGAAAAACAGAGACTTGTTACAGGAAGCCTTGGACACCGGTTTCGAACAGGCAAATGCCGTGATTGAAAAGGAGTCACCAACGAAATTCGAACTGTCAAAAGTTGAAGCATGTTCAACAGGAATCGACGAAACGTTCGTCAAGTTACAAAGTCTAAACGTGGAAATAGCGAAACTAGTTACAAAACAGAAGGAAGATGACCTAACCAAAAAGGAAATCTTACAAACGAAACAGAGGAATATAGACAATCGAACCAAACTAGTGCACGTGAGTAAGTTTGTAGAATTACAGTCCAAGAAAACGGTCGCAAAGCCAGCGACAGTCGACGCGCCAGCCGCGTCAGTACCCAAAACAGCGCAACTGCCAAAGTTGAAATTACCGACATTCGACGGGTCTTACACATCATGGAAATCTTTTTGGGACACGATTGAAGCAGATGTTCTCAGTGCTAACTATGCGGATATCACGAAATACAATTATATCAAGGGACAGTTAACGGGCTCAGCGACAGACGCTGTTGCTGGTCTTCAAGCTTCAGGGGAAAACCTGAAAGTACTGGTAGAAATCTTGAAAGAACGTTTCGGACAACCCCGAAAAATTATTCGATCACATGTGAATAACCTCTTAGAAATGCCAGGGCCTGCAGGACATTATAATGCTCTCCGGGAATTTCACAACCGAGTAATGGGGGACATACGGTCCCTAGAAAACCTCAACGTCGATATCTACAAATGCGCTCCGTTTATTGTACCAATCATCGAAAAGAAGTTACCGAAATTCTTCCGGGAAAAAATGGGAACCTCAGGGCAACAGGATGCTTTTGACTTAAAGCGATTCATGCAGTCTTTCTCGGAACAGCTTGAAAACGTTGGAGAACGCGCAGATGCTCCTCCACAGTCGGATATTAGTCATAGGAAAAGTACGCAGAATCAGAATCGAAACCTGAACGGGAGTAAAGTTTCATTGGATTCGTTTGTAAGTGTGCCCGCAGCCAAacccaaaatgtgtcaattctgCAACTCCGGTCACAGTTGTTTTGAATGCACTCTATCACCAACAAACCGATACAATGCCGTTTTCAACAAACGCCTGTGCATCAACTGTCTTCGAACATCTCGTATCGCCAAGGAATGTAACAACCGCAGCAAATGCCACAGGGGGGGTAAAAAGCACCACACCAGTCTTCACGAATACTTTGAACAGAAATACAGAAATTCAAGTGACACAGGAATGTGTGCCGTAACCCCCAAGTACTCCGATGTacgaaaaatcgatatcaatgATCACGTGGGATTTAAAACAACAAACGTGAACTCCAAAAAACGCGCAACCAATAGGCCGTCCCACAGCAGGAGTGCTGATTGA
- the LOC135489951 gene encoding uncharacterized protein LOC135489951, which translates to MQKIEFKDGNYSVPLPWRPDHAELLTNRRECEARLRQVMARLRKLNLLNNYTQVMQENLDKGFISEGSPDDCDTGHYLPHFPVLRDSETTPLRIVFDASSGSPSLNSCLYEGPNMLQDLTELIMLFRTKRIGLSADIARAFLAVHLLESERKWVRFLWYKDNDVSKELIPYHCNTVIFGNVSSPFALAITLHKHLSSYDTPVAKDMKTKFYVDNLLTGVDSNQEALDYFQESREIMNHASFNLRQWSSNSETLDERIRSEGVQTKSDIVGVLGLKWDTKSDQISVAKKDLKSSGELSKRKVTSQTASIFDPLGIVAPLTVPAKSYVNNLWRGQKTWDEHLSITERQEWETIKQESLSLTHMLSIPRWLGGDTSKPLQIVVFCDACPTTAIGCVAYAKQNNKVALIGSKNKVISEKNVNFTVPKLELMAMVLGVNYAETLRNTYITQYQTIEVVYSTDSEIALYWLRSNKKLKQFVHNRVQTIRQKSDLTSWYHVSTKQNAADILSRGATHQELKDSSWLQGPKWLKDDKTTWPLTALSDLTFNSSVSLTAAFEMQNDFVVTSMVAITPVASISDVIAQDKFSSWNRLLRITALVSRAFKPGLKNRNKLSAQDIANAEEKWITNLQNEHYKHVTDYLKLEQSGRHKLPSRPTIISQLGLVLDKKGTIRCGGRLTNSDVSSDRKYPILLPNQSYITTLIVRNAHHNVVHYGLGSTMAYLREKYWVTSMRSTVKKIIGHCVICKKVSGRPYLTPIAPPLPDFRINDLSAFKSTAVDFTSHLYVRIKDSIQKVYVCLFTCCTTRGIHLEITPDLTVESFLRAFRRFTSTHSVPSLIYCDNAKTFTSADTELKRLYNIVGTEQFQNHLSKKGITFKYAPVQASWFAGVHERLIGVTKLALKKTLRKSLVPIDEFQTLIKEIQATVNNRPLTYLSSDPNELKAITPNNLIYGHDMFLLPHEGEDNLDVTYAGRDKLEKLAYKRAERLQTFKKRFYDEYLARLREQHQYELSKQHAKADIIKIDDVILVHDKDAKRRHWKLGIIKELNRGQDGLTRSALVKTATGQSNRAIGKLYPLELTVDESIERSAQIKSVQKTKSRPKRSTTDITRLKIREHLDYYGQ; encoded by the coding sequence ATGCAAAAAATCGAGTTCAAGGATGGGAACTATTCGGTTCCGTTACCATGGAGACCAGACCACGCGGAACTACTCACTAACAGAAGGGAATGCGAAGCCAGGCTACGTCAAGTCATGGCAAGATTACGTAAGTTAAACCTTCTCAACAACTACACCCAAGTAATGCAGGAAAACCTGGACAAGGGTTTCATCTCAGAGGGCAGCCCAGATGACTGTGACACCGGCCACTATTTGCCTCATTTTCCCGTACTCCGTGACAGTGAAACAACCCCCCTGAGAATCGTTTTTGACGCCAGTAGTGGTAGCCCATCGCTCAACTCATGCCTTTATGAAGGACCTAATATGCTTCAAGACCTAACTGAACTGATCATGCTCTTTCGGACCAAACGGATTGGTCTGTCCGCAGATATCGCTCGTGCCTTTTTAGCTGTGCATTTGTTAGAATCGGAGAGGAAGTGGGTTAGATTCCTCTGGTATAAAGACAATGATGTCTCGAAAGAACTGATTCCTTATCACTGTAACACTGTCATATTCGGAAATGTTTCCAGCCCATTCGCCCTCGCTATCACTCTGCACAAGCATCTGTCTAGTTACGATACCCCAGTTGCCAaggatatgaaaacaaaattctacGTTGACAATCTGTTAACCGGAGTCGATTCAAATCAGGAAGCATTGGATTACTTCCAGgagtctcgtgagatcatgaACCACGCGTCTTTCAATTTGCGCCAATGGAGTTCAAACTCGGAAACACTCGatgaaagaatcagatcggaaggAGTACAAACAAAATCTGACATTGTAGGGGTACTTGGACTGAAATGGGATACCAAATCTGATCAGATTTCAGTCGCGAAAAAGGATCTCAAATCATCAGGAGAACTTTCAAAACGTAAAGTAACATCTCagaccgcatcaatcttcgacccgctcgGAATTGTAGCACCGCTGACAGTCCCTGCTAAGTCTTACGTGAACAACCTGTGGAGAGGCCAAAAAACCTGGGATGAACACTTATCAATCACCGAACGGCAAGAATGGGAAACAATCAAACAGGAGTCCCTCTCTCTCACGCACATGCTATCTATACCCCGTTGGCTAGGGGGTGACACCAGCAAACCGTTACAAATCGTAGTATTCTGTGATGCATGTCCCACCACCGCCATTGGTTGTGTCGCTTACGCTAAACAGAACAATAAAGTCGCCCTCATCGGCTCTAAGAACAAAGTCATCTCagagaaaaatgtcaatttcacagtCCCTAAGCTTGAACTGATGGCCATGGTCTTGGGGGTAAATTATGCAGAGACCTTGCGAAATACCTACATCACGCAGTATCAGACAATCGAAGTGGTATACAGCACTGATTCAGAGATAGCGCTTTATTGGCTCAGATCCAATAAAAAACTCAAGCAGTTTGTTCACAACCGCGTGCAAACAATACGTCAGAAGTCAGACTTGACTTCTTGGTACCATGTGTCAACCAAACAAAACGCTGCAGACATCTTATCACGTGGTGCGACACATCAGGAATTGAAGGACTCTTCATGGCTGCAGGGACCAAAATGGCTCAAGGATGATAAAACCACGTGGCCTTTAACCGCACTTTCCGACCTAACCTTTAACAGTTCCGTCTCTCTGACAGCCGCGTTTGAAATGCAAAATGACTTCGTTGTTACAAGCATGGTCGCAATAACACCTGTCGCAAGTATCAGCGACGTTATAGCACAGGACAAGTTCAGTTCATGGAATAGACTTCTGAGAATTACCGCCTTAGTATCACGCGCTTTCAAACCCGGACTCAAAAACAGGAATAAACTGTCTGCACAAGATATCGCTAACGCGGAAGAAAAATGGATTACAAATCTTCAAAACGAACACTATAAGCACGTTACGGATTACTTGAAGTTAGAACAAAGTGGAAGGCATAAGCTGCCTTCTCGACCCACAATCATCAGTCAATTAGGGCTCGTTCTTGACAAAAAAGGAACAATTCGTTGCGGCGGGAGGCTTACTAATTCAGACGTCAGCTCAGACAGGAAGTACCCAATTCTCCTGCCAAATCAATCCTACATAACAACGTTAATCGTCCGGAACGCCCACCACAACGTGGTACACTACGGCTTAGGGTCCACCATGGCTTATCTTCGGGAGAAGTATTGGGTCACATCAATGCGCTCAACCGTTAAGAAAATCATCGGACATTGTGTAATCTGTAAGAAAGTGTCTGGGCGTCCATATCTGACTCCCATCGCACCACCACTGCCAGACTTTCGGATTAACGACTTGTCAGCTTTCAAGTCCACTGCTGTAGATTTTACATCACACCTCTACGTACGAATTAAGGACTCGATACAAAAAGTGTACGTTTGTCTCTTTACGTGTTGCACCACGCGAGGCATACATCTTGAAATCACGCCGGACTTAACTGTTGAATCATTTTTAAGAGCTTTCAGACGTTTCACTTCAACACATTCAGTGCCTAGCCTCATTTACTGTGACAATGCCAAAACGTTTACAAGCGCCGACACCGAGCTGAAACGGCTGTACAACATTGTGGGAACAGAACAATTCCAAAACCACCTGTCTAAGAAAGGAATAACATTCAAATATGCACCCGTACAAGCCAGCTGGTTCGCTGGCGTTCATGAGAGACTGATTGGTGTGACGAAACTTGCACTTAAGAAAACCTTGCGCAAATCACTCGTTCCAATTGATGAGTTTCAAACTCTCATCAAAGAAATTCAAGCAACGGTAAACAACAGACCACtcacatatttgtcatcagatccAAATGAACTCAAAGCGATAACACCGAATAATCTGATATACGGACATGATATGTTTTTGTTGCCACACGAAGGAGAAGATAACTTGGATGTAACATACGCCGGCAGAGATAAACTTGAGAAATTGGCGTACAAACGCGCAGAACGActacaaacattcaagaaacgtTTCTATGATGAGTATCTCGCTAGGCTACGGGAACAACACCAGTACGAACTTAGCAAACAACATGCCAAAGCTGACATcattaaaattgatgacgtcattcttgTACACGACAAGGATGCCAAGAGGAGACACTGGAAACTTGGGATCATAAAAGAACTCAACAGAGGCCAAGATGGGCTGACCCGATCTGCGCTTGTCAAAACTGCCACAGGGCAATCTAACCGAGCAA